One window of the Acidimicrobiia bacterium genome contains the following:
- a CDS encoding MarR family transcriptional regulator — protein sequence MSQRELTTKDYERLLEFRDGLRRFMHWSERQARDVGLTPAQHQLLLAIRGHDAAPSVGEVAEHLMLRHHSAVELVDRAEAAGLVLREPDEDDHRVIRLHLSERGQGLLAELSSLHMEELSRLRGSLENLWQGLA from the coding sequence ATGTCTCAACGTGAGCTGACAACTAAAGACTATGAACGCCTTCTAGAGTTTCGCGATGGTCTGCGGCGCTTTATGCATTGGAGTGAAAGACAAGCCCGCGATGTAGGCCTAACCCCAGCTCAGCATCAACTCCTGCTTGCAATTCGCGGCCATGATGCCGCGCCATCGGTGGGCGAGGTGGCCGAACATTTGATGCTGCGGCACCACAGTGCGGTCGAGCTGGTGGATAGGGCTGAAGCCGCTGGATTGGTATTGCGGGAACCTGATGAAGACGACCATCGGGTGATTCGTCTGCACCTAAGCGAACGCGGCCAAGGGCTATTGGCCGAGCTTTCGAGCTTGCACATGGAGGAACTTTCTCGCTTGCGTGGGAGCTTAGAGAACCTGTGGCAGGGTTTGGCTTAG
- a CDS encoding universal stress protein, whose product MVAMIEKILVGIDGSEDSMKALTWASNHAAQTGAELFVVYVVTWDPELMQEVPTESFRQWQDSLTELLHGEWTARVRDLGIPYECVMVEAESAVTGLLRAAEQNEVDLLVLGARGRGAFTDRLLGSTTFKLTHHSPRPVVTVPSEWELKS is encoded by the coding sequence ATGGTTGCAATGATCGAAAAGATTTTGGTAGGCATCGACGGCTCAGAAGACAGCATGAAGGCCCTCACTTGGGCTTCGAACCATGCCGCACAAACGGGAGCCGAACTTTTTGTGGTGTATGTGGTCACGTGGGACCCAGAGCTAATGCAAGAGGTACCAACCGAGAGCTTCCGGCAATGGCAAGATTCATTGACCGAGCTTTTGCATGGTGAATGGACAGCCCGAGTTCGTGATCTGGGCATCCCCTACGAGTGCGTGATGGTCGAAGCAGAAAGCGCTGTTACCGGGCTGTTGCGTGCCGCTGAACAAAACGAGGTCGACCTGCTCGTGCTTGGGGCCCGAGGACGAGGCGCGTTCACTGACCGATTGTTGGGTTCGACCACCTTTAAGCTCACCCACCATTCACCACGGCCAGTGGTTACGGTGCCAAGCGAGTGGGAACTCAAGTCATAG
- a CDS encoding ABC transporter substrate-binding protein has translation MTSKRGAWWRVLALLAALGIFAAACGSDSDSGDSASSTTETTQAESEEPDEPPATTDEANYGGSITIGMEAESNTWTPGEGNFASSGTTVALAIYDPLVSINAEGDFEGFLAESLEPNDDLTEWTLKLRPDIKFHDGSDLNAEVVKWNFDTLHNNDSRQTFGTLQIAGVTGMDIVDDLTVVYHLSETNAAFPDLLRGQIGWPVSKEAYEANPDGFGSHPVGTGPFEVVEWRRDDRMVTKRNENYWFTAANGDQLPYLDEVIFRPIPDEDSRVQSLAAGSVQMTQTLRGSAIKATQELERTGNIDVLLYAGNESNTAIFNMLVPPVDDVRVRKALVMATDSYTVQEVLGDDGLVNPSSGFFSPDSPWYSSKVADAYPTDGTRNVEGAKELIEEYRADPNRSDGRNPGDPIDVEYNCPPDPSLLQVAQLQQGFWAEINVNTKLNQVEQGPHIENAVGSADQEPPFKGNYMINCWRTGGGTGDPITSLQTYFGPIATTPGNVFNYVDPEIDEALHTLKTSADFTERYAAVEKIGIITSEQVPVLWVSPTATAIGYVNNIRGIDDWTLPSGERGNGNPSAIIRTHQLFLAN, from the coding sequence ATGACGTCTAAGCGTGGCGCCTGGTGGCGAGTATTAGCGCTGCTGGCCGCACTCGGCATCTTCGCTGCGGCCTGCGGCAGCGATTCAGATTCGGGAGATTCCGCATCCTCGACTACTGAAACCACCCAGGCTGAGAGTGAAGAACCCGACGAACCGCCCGCAACCACTGATGAAGCGAACTACGGCGGTTCGATAACCATTGGCATGGAAGCCGAATCCAACACGTGGACGCCTGGAGAAGGCAACTTCGCCTCCTCGGGAACGACGGTGGCTTTGGCAATTTACGATCCCCTCGTCTCCATCAATGCTGAAGGTGACTTCGAAGGTTTCTTGGCTGAATCGCTAGAGCCCAACGATGACCTCACCGAGTGGACCCTAAAGCTACGCCCCGACATTAAGTTTCACGATGGCAGCGATCTAAACGCCGAGGTGGTGAAGTGGAACTTTGACACTCTTCACAACAACGATTCTCGCCAAACTTTTGGCACCCTGCAGATCGCGGGTGTCACCGGGATGGACATCGTTGATGATCTAACGGTGGTGTATCACCTGAGTGAAACCAACGCCGCCTTCCCCGACCTTCTGCGGGGCCAAATTGGTTGGCCCGTGTCGAAGGAAGCCTACGAGGCGAACCCCGATGGATTCGGCAGTCATCCGGTCGGCACTGGGCCTTTTGAGGTCGTTGAATGGCGACGCGATGACCGCATGGTGACCAAGCGTAACGAGAACTACTGGTTCACTGCTGCCAACGGCGATCAGCTCCCCTACCTTGATGAGGTCATTTTCCGGCCAATCCCAGATGAAGACAGCCGGGTGCAAAGCTTGGCTGCTGGCTCGGTCCAGATGACCCAAACCCTTCGCGGTAGCGCCATCAAAGCCACCCAGGAACTAGAGCGGACAGGCAACATCGATGTGCTGCTCTATGCGGGCAATGAATCCAACACCGCCATCTTTAACATGCTGGTGCCGCCAGTCGACGACGTACGCGTTCGTAAGGCCCTAGTCATGGCCACCGACAGTTATACCGTTCAAGAAGTCTTGGGTGATGATGGCTTAGTTAACCCCTCAAGCGGTTTTTTCTCACCCGACAGTCCTTGGTACTCCTCTAAAGTGGCCGACGCCTACCCGACCGATGGCACTCGTAACGTTGAGGGCGCGAAAGAACTGATCGAAGAGTACCGCGCTGACCCCAACCGTTCCGACGGCCGAAACCCAGGCGATCCGATCGATGTGGAATACAACTGTCCCCCCGATCCAAGCCTGTTGCAGGTCGCTCAGCTACAACAGGGTTTTTGGGCCGAGATCAATGTCAACACCAAGCTCAACCAGGTTGAACAAGGTCCACACATTGAGAACGCCGTCGGCAGCGCTGATCAGGAACCCCCATTTAAGGGCAACTACATGATCAACTGCTGGCGAACCGGAGGCGGTACTGGCGACCCGATCACCAGCCTCCAAACCTATTTCGGCCCAATAGCCACCACGCCGGGCAACGTGTTCAATTACGTGGACCCTGAAATCGACGAGGCGCTGCACACTTTGAAGACAAGTGCCGACTTCACCGAACGTTACGCGGCGGTGGAAAAGATTGGAATCATCACCAGTGAGCAAGTGCCTGTACTTTGGGTTTCGCCTACCGCAACTGCCATTGGATACGTGAACAACATTCGTGGCATTGATGACTGGACGCTACCTTCTGGCGAGCGCGGCAACGGCAACCCCAGTGCCATTATCCGCACTCATCAACTCTTTCTGGCCAACTAG
- a CDS encoding acyl-CoA dehydrogenase family protein — protein MNVQPMANVSDRINEIRALTATIVNKEILPNENMLWAEYRGINLTEEDKAESRRLREQVKTKVKEAGLWAPHLPTEYGGAGLDFLELAYMYEVLAYATGASSLFGVVAPNSGNQSVLVKYATEEQKQKWLLPLIDGTLESGFSMTEPDQPGSDPRSLRTTARRDGDDWVINGHKWFTSNGKRADFFIVMCRTEEVEGGADRNSAMTQIIVPADAPGVNIVRGIPVWGRESDHVEIIYDNVRVPLDNALGERGTGHQAAQDRLGAGRVYHCMNSLGQMWRAFDLMVERAITREVHGGALKDKQFIQGFIADSYMDIQAARLMTISTAEKMAADMDARTDISAIKVFVPNAYERVVDRAIQVWGAAGVSGDLPLAGMYQGARTLRLADGPDEVHRILMAKNVLGKYRNLDSGWDFGN, from the coding sequence ATGAACGTGCAGCCAATGGCCAACGTGAGCGATCGAATTAATGAGATCCGGGCCCTCACCGCCACCATTGTTAACAAGGAAATTCTGCCCAATGAAAACATGCTCTGGGCGGAATACCGCGGCATAAATCTCACTGAGGAAGACAAGGCGGAATCTCGCCGCCTACGCGAGCAGGTAAAAACAAAAGTTAAAGAAGCTGGCTTGTGGGCACCACACTTACCCACTGAATACGGGGGTGCCGGTCTCGACTTTCTGGAACTGGCCTACATGTATGAGGTGCTGGCCTATGCCACTGGAGCCTCAAGCCTCTTTGGTGTGGTGGCGCCTAACTCGGGCAACCAGTCGGTCCTGGTTAAATACGCCACCGAAGAACAGAAACAAAAATGGCTGCTACCACTAATTGACGGCACCTTAGAATCGGGCTTTTCGATGACCGAACCCGACCAGCCCGGCTCTGACCCTCGTTCCCTGCGCACCACTGCTCGACGCGACGGCGACGACTGGGTGATCAACGGGCACAAGTGGTTCACCTCAAATGGTAAGCGAGCCGATTTCTTTATTGTGATGTGCCGTACCGAGGAGGTCGAAGGCGGCGCTGATCGCAACTCGGCCATGACTCAGATTATTGTGCCTGCCGATGCACCTGGAGTGAACATTGTACGTGGCATCCCAGTGTGGGGCCGTGAAAGCGACCACGTTGAGATCATTTACGACAACGTTCGCGTTCCACTCGACAACGCTTTAGGCGAGCGTGGCACCGGCCACCAAGCTGCCCAAGACCGCCTTGGCGCAGGCCGGGTTTATCACTGCATGAACTCTCTAGGCCAGATGTGGCGGGCCTTCGACTTAATGGTAGAACGCGCCATTACCCGCGAGGTTCACGGCGGCGCACTAAAGGACAAGCAGTTCATCCAGGGCTTCATCGCCGATTCCTACATGGACATTCAAGCGGCAAGACTGATGACCATTAGCACCGCTGAGAAAATGGCGGCTGACATGGATGCCCGTACCGACATTTCTGCCATCAAAGTGTTCGTACCAAACGCCTATGAGCGAGTGGTCGATCGTGCTATTCAGGTTTGGGGTGCAGCCGGAGTAAGCGGTGATTTGCCGCTGGCGGGCATGTATCAAGGTGCCCGTACCTTGCGTTTGGCCGACGGCCCTGATGAGGTTCACCGCATTCTGATGGCCAAGAACGTTTTGGGTAAGTACCGCAACCTTGACAGCGGTTGGGACTTCGGCAATTAA
- the epsC gene encoding serine O-acetyltransferase EpsC: MRWLKRAAPETIRVAIQKDPALHGVATLETMLYPGIWALASHRVAHFLWRSGIPFLPRLLSQALRLITGIEIHPGAVIGRRFFIDHGDGVVIGETAQIGDDVMMYHNVTLGGHGWWSDEKGAKRHPTIGNNVTIGVGASILGPVTVGDNTRIGPHALVIEDIPANSVVVGTKGQALIVDGVRQEPDHDQQFLEPSWLENHEMGGL; encoded by the coding sequence ATGAGATGGCTCAAGCGCGCGGCACCCGAAACGATACGGGTCGCAATTCAAAAAGATCCGGCGTTGCATGGAGTGGCCACCTTAGAAACCATGTTGTATCCCGGTATCTGGGCGCTGGCGAGCCATCGGGTCGCTCATTTCCTATGGCGAAGCGGGATACCTTTTCTACCACGCTTACTTTCCCAAGCCCTGCGCTTAATAACTGGCATTGAAATTCATCCCGGCGCTGTGATTGGGCGGCGGTTCTTTATTGATCATGGTGACGGAGTGGTCATTGGCGAGACCGCACAAATTGGCGATGACGTAATGATGTACCACAACGTCACACTCGGCGGCCATGGATGGTGGAGCGACGAGAAAGGCGCTAAACGGCACCCAACTATTGGTAACAACGTGACAATTGGGGTGGGGGCATCCATCCTGGGGCCCGTCACGGTCGGCGACAATACCCGGATTGGGCCCCATGCTTTGGTCATTGAAGACATCCCGGCTAATTCAGTAGTGGTGGGCACTAAGGGACAGGCGCTAATTGTCGATGGAGTACGACAGGAGCCTGACCACGATCAACAATTCCTCGAGCCGTCTTGGCTCGAAAACCACGAGATGGGAGGCCTTTAA
- a CDS encoding DUF2249 domain-containing protein, giving the protein MSDTELDVRQEIPMRRHELIFETYNALEPNTAFILINDHDPKPLYYQFEAEHTGRFTWDYLESGPEVWRVRIGRNGTA; this is encoded by the coding sequence ATGAGCGACACCGAACTCGACGTGCGTCAAGAAATTCCCATGCGCCGCCACGAATTGATCTTTGAAACTTACAACGCCCTAGAACCAAATACGGCGTTCATTTTGATCAACGACCACGACCCCAAGCCGCTCTATTATCAATTTGAGGCAGAACATACCGGTCGTTTCACATGGGATTACCTAGAGTCAGGCCCCGAGGTCTGGCGGGTACGGATTGGCCGCAACGGCACCGCATAG
- the cysK gene encoding cysteine synthase A produces the protein MALHNSVLDLIGKTPLVELHRYNTKVEGRIAVKLESFNPGGSVKDRIALAMIEAAERSGELPPGGTIVEPTSGNTGIGLAMVAAAKGYKAVLVMPDSMSIERRQLLVAYGAELVLTPKEQGMNGAIAKALELVDANGWFMPQQFENPANADIHERTTGEELWNDTNGEIAALISGVGTGGTVTGAGIALRRHNPDIWIVAVEPSDSPVLSGGAPAPHPIQGLGAGFVPRVLDTNIYNEVIRVEARAAAEAARLLATSEGILAGISSGAALAAATEVASRAEFANKLVVAVLPDTGERYLSTNLFDPTT, from the coding sequence ATGGCTTTGCACAACAGCGTTTTAGACCTGATCGGCAAGACCCCGCTAGTCGAGCTGCACCGCTACAACACCAAGGTTGAAGGACGCATCGCGGTCAAGCTTGAAAGCTTCAACCCTGGCGGCAGCGTTAAAGACCGTATCGCCCTAGCCATGATTGAGGCCGCCGAGCGAAGCGGCGAGCTCCCCCCTGGGGGCACCATTGTTGAACCCACCAGCGGTAACACCGGCATTGGCTTGGCCATGGTAGCCGCTGCCAAGGGTTACAAAGCGGTGCTGGTGATGCCCGATTCGATGAGCATTGAACGCCGCCAACTCTTGGTCGCTTATGGTGCCGAGCTGGTGTTGACTCCCAAAGAGCAAGGTATGAATGGCGCCATTGCCAAGGCGCTAGAGCTGGTTGATGCAAATGGCTGGTTCATGCCACAACAATTCGAGAACCCGGCCAATGCTGACATACACGAACGTACAACTGGTGAAGAACTTTGGAACGATACCAACGGTGAGATCGCGGCCTTAATCTCGGGCGTTGGCACCGGAGGTACCGTGACTGGTGCTGGCATCGCACTTCGCAGACACAATCCTGATATCTGGATCGTTGCCGTCGAGCCCAGCGATTCGCCGGTGCTTTCTGGTGGGGCCCCGGCACCGCACCCCATCCAAGGATTAGGGGCAGGCTTTGTACCGAGGGTGCTTGACACCAACATTTACAACGAGGTGATCCGAGTCGAGGCGCGAGCAGCGGCCGAGGCAGCACGCCTCTTGGCCACAAGTGAAGGTATCTTGGCAGGTATCTCATCTGGCGCCGCGCTAGCTGCAGCCACCGAAGTTGCTTCTCGTGCGGAGTTCGCAAACAAATTGGTGGTCGCAGTGTTGCCTGACACCGGAGAACGGTATCTAAGCACCAACCTGTTTGACCCCACCACCTAA
- a CDS encoding chloride channel protein, which translates to MPQLTTNHRLGLLSIFGVLLGIAGGLAAWVLFHLINAITNVTFISSFSFSSIPLRYERFNWQVLIIATLAGLVISLLAKWAPVIKGHGIPETMEAILTKQSKIAPRTAIAKPISAAIAIGSGAPFGAEGPIIVTGGSLGSLLGQVVPVSPSERKILLAAGAAAGMSATFGAPLAAVVLAIELLLFEFSIRAIIPLVLASAVAAGTHALVFGPEPLFAIPTHDYLGLEALPAFALLGIICGLIATIITRGLFAVENLYERLPISSFWHPAIGAIGFGLIGMFVPKIFTVGYDVIAEVISGNQSLQFVLVIGAAKLVAWWLALGSGTSGGTLAPILLVSASFGSLAGAGLNFALPGPDVSLGAFAVVAMAATFGAASRATLASIIFVFELTQDYQVILPLMIATVLADLVYNTANRDSIMTDKLAKRGISVGRDYEADLFRTTLVSRLMTTKVETLSPTCTITEARDTFRHHGHGAYPIVENDKLIGMLSRSDLLSTDLPLETPITEIASHDVVTASPNDTALTALQTILDEGIEHLPVTTEDKLIGICTRTDLLKIHAQRFSLERRE; encoded by the coding sequence ATGCCGCAACTTACCACTAATCATCGTTTAGGACTCCTCAGTATTTTCGGCGTTTTGTTGGGTATTGCCGGCGGCCTGGCCGCCTGGGTGCTGTTCCACCTGATCAACGCTATTACGAACGTCACCTTTATAAGCAGTTTTAGCTTCTCATCGATACCGCTGCGCTACGAACGGTTCAACTGGCAAGTGCTGATAATTGCCACGTTGGCCGGCCTGGTGATTTCTTTGCTCGCAAAATGGGCACCGGTCATCAAAGGCCATGGCATACCGGAAACCATGGAGGCCATTCTCACTAAGCAAAGCAAGATCGCCCCCAGAACAGCTATAGCAAAACCAATCTCCGCGGCCATCGCCATCGGTTCGGGCGCACCCTTTGGCGCTGAAGGCCCCATCATCGTAACCGGCGGATCGCTTGGTTCGCTGTTGGGGCAAGTCGTTCCAGTCTCACCATCGGAGCGAAAAATATTGCTGGCCGCCGGTGCCGCGGCTGGAATGTCGGCCACCTTTGGAGCCCCGCTGGCAGCCGTGGTGCTGGCCATTGAACTTCTCCTCTTCGAATTCTCGATTCGCGCCATCATTCCACTGGTTCTAGCCTCAGCGGTGGCCGCTGGGACCCACGCTTTGGTCTTTGGGCCCGAACCTCTATTTGCAATTCCTACCCATGACTATCTGGGCCTCGAGGCACTGCCGGCTTTTGCTCTGCTCGGCATCATCTGTGGCCTAATCGCAACCATCATTACCCGGGGCCTCTTTGCGGTTGAGAATCTCTATGAACGGCTCCCCATTTCAAGCTTCTGGCACCCGGCGATTGGCGCTATAGGCTTCGGCCTTATCGGGATGTTCGTTCCCAAGATTTTTACCGTCGGCTACGACGTAATCGCCGAGGTCATCAGCGGAAACCAATCTCTACAGTTCGTGTTGGTCATCGGAGCCGCCAAGTTGGTGGCATGGTGGCTGGCGTTAGGGTCTGGCACCTCTGGCGGTACCTTGGCCCCCATTCTGCTGGTCAGCGCATCGTTTGGCTCTCTGGCTGGAGCAGGCTTGAACTTTGCCTTGCCAGGGCCCGATGTCTCGCTTGGGGCCTTTGCCGTGGTAGCCATGGCAGCCACCTTTGGTGCTGCATCGCGAGCGACCTTGGCCTCAATAATTTTCGTCTTCGAACTGACCCAAGATTACCAAGTAATTTTACCGCTAATGATTGCCACCGTTTTAGCCGACTTGGTTTATAACACTGCCAATCGCGACAGCATTATGACCGACAAATTAGCCAAGCGGGGTATTTCTGTTGGCCGAGATTACGAAGCTGACTTATTTCGCACGACTTTGGTGTCACGACTGATGACCACCAAAGTTGAAACACTTAGCCCTACCTGCACCATTACCGAAGCTCGCGACACCTTTCGCCACCACGGACATGGCGCTTATCCAATCGTTGAAAACGATAAATTGATTGGCATGCTGAGCCGCTCCGACTTGCTCAGCACCGACTTACCTCTCGAGACACCCATCACTGAGATCGCTAGCCACGACGTGGTTACGGCCTCACCAAACGACACCGCACTGACAGCGCTACAGACCATCTTGGACGAAGGAATTGAGCATCTGCCCGTCACGACCGAAGACAAACTGATAGGCATCTGTACTAGAACCGACTTACTGAAAATACATGCACAACGATTCTCTTTAGAACGGCGTGAATAA
- a CDS encoding ABC transporter permease, which yields MNLLFASLAEGVGSWWRYVTVLHFDDVRQHTLEHASLVLQSVIIATVLAVALGVLAHRVKVLRAPLLGIASIFLTIPSLALFTLFIPLVGLGTAPARIALVMYALLPIMRNTVAGLEGVDGAIAESARGVGMSKAAVLTRIELPLAWPVISTGVRVSILLTSGIAAIATLVGGGGLGEFIKKGLSAYPLGYSVEQVWTGTVLVMVLALVFDAIFGIIRHFTTSPGIRKR from the coding sequence ATGAACCTACTTTTCGCCTCGCTGGCTGAAGGAGTGGGTTCTTGGTGGCGCTATGTCACGGTGCTTCACTTCGATGACGTACGCCAACACACCCTTGAACACGCAAGCTTGGTTCTCCAATCAGTCATTATCGCTACCGTACTAGCGGTGGCCCTCGGCGTACTCGCGCACCGTGTAAAGGTGTTACGAGCTCCGCTTTTGGGTATTGCATCAATATTTCTCACTATTCCCTCCCTGGCCCTGTTTACCCTTTTCATTCCGTTGGTAGGCTTGGGCACCGCGCCCGCACGCATTGCACTGGTCATGTACGCCCTGTTGCCAATCATGCGCAACACGGTGGCCGGGCTTGAAGGTGTTGACGGTGCCATTGCTGAGTCGGCCCGAGGGGTCGGCATGTCTAAGGCAGCAGTGTTAACCCGAATCGAATTGCCTCTGGCCTGGCCTGTGATCAGCACCGGGGTTCGGGTATCGATTCTGTTGACCTCGGGAATCGCCGCTATCGCCACCCTCGTTGGCGGCGGCGGTCTCGGTGAATTTATTAAGAAAGGGCTTTCTGCATATCCGCTCGGCTACTCGGTAGAACAAGTGTGGACCGGCACCGTTTTGGTCATGGTCTTAGCACTCGTCTTCGATGCCATCTTTGGCATTATTCGCCACTTCACAACCTCTCCCGGAATCAGAAAACGATGA
- a CDS encoding ABC transporter ATP-binding protein, translating into MPDSAQSTIPLSTKPPLRELWRYAKGRRSHLIFATLMSFINKVCDIAPELLIGAAVDVVVNTEQSFIGRMFNVSDRYEQLTILVILTVLIWLAESATEYLAVVTWRNLAQALEHDARMDAYRHVQNLEVAYFEDQTSGGLMTVLNDDVNQLERFLDMGPHKIIITASNVVLVGITFAVISPLLMALAFIPIPVIVAGSLFYQQRLEARYAKVREAAGNIGDTLTNGIGGIATIKAFSAEDREVARVDAASSNYKSVNKDAIRLSTAFRPLIRTAVLAGFTMTLIVGGRATLRGDLAVGLFSVLVYMTQRLLWPLTDLGETLDLYQRAMASCRRIFGLLEAEPKIEAGTQELANPVAGAVCFDDVRFAYATGEEVLKGVNINIPAGETHAIVGATGAGKSTVVKLLLRLYDTTGGTLSVDGVPIDQLTFRSLRGAMGFVSQDVFLFHGTVRENLTYGRPDATDAEVRTAAALAEAAEFIEAMPHGYDTVVGERGQKLSGGQRQRLTIARAILRDPAILVLDEATSAVDNETEAAIQRSMERVSQGRTTIVIAHRLSTVRNAHRIHVMEAGRVIESGTHEELLDQGGLYAALWRVQTGEHQQAMPL; encoded by the coding sequence ATGCCCGACAGCGCTCAATCCACTATTCCTTTATCCACCAAGCCGCCGCTGCGCGAGCTGTGGCGCTACGCCAAGGGCCGTCGAAGCCACCTCATCTTCGCCACCCTCATGTCGTTCATCAACAAGGTGTGCGACATCGCCCCCGAGCTATTAATTGGGGCAGCGGTCGATGTCGTGGTGAACACCGAGCAGTCATTCATTGGCCGCATGTTCAACGTCAGCGATCGCTATGAACAGCTCACCATTTTGGTCATCCTGACCGTACTCATTTGGTTGGCGGAATCGGCGACCGAGTATCTAGCCGTCGTGACCTGGCGAAACTTAGCTCAAGCCTTGGAACACGACGCCCGCATGGATGCTTATCGGCATGTACAAAACCTTGAGGTGGCCTATTTCGAGGACCAAACCTCGGGCGGCCTAATGACAGTTTTGAATGACGACGTCAATCAGCTTGAACGATTTTTGGACATGGGTCCGCACAAAATCATCATTACGGCTTCGAACGTGGTGCTGGTGGGCATCACCTTTGCTGTTATTTCACCGTTGCTGATGGCGCTGGCATTTATACCCATTCCCGTTATCGTGGCCGGTTCGCTGTTTTACCAGCAACGTTTAGAGGCCCGCTACGCCAAGGTACGTGAAGCGGCGGGCAATATTGGCGACACGCTGACCAATGGAATTGGTGGTATTGCCACCATTAAGGCCTTCAGCGCTGAGGATCGCGAGGTGGCTCGGGTTGACGCAGCATCGTCAAACTACAAGTCGGTCAACAAAGACGCCATCCGGCTCTCCACAGCTTTCCGCCCTTTAATCCGAACCGCGGTCTTAGCCGGATTCACCATGACCTTGATTGTGGGTGGTCGGGCCACGTTGCGCGGCGATTTGGCGGTGGGCCTATTTTCCGTGCTGGTCTATATGACTCAGCGCCTGTTGTGGCCACTCACCGACCTGGGTGAAACCCTCGACCTTTACCAACGGGCCATGGCTTCGTGTCGAAGAATTTTTGGTTTGTTAGAAGCCGAACCAAAAATTGAGGCCGGTACCCAAGAACTCGCCAACCCAGTGGCCGGTGCGGTTTGCTTCGATGACGTGCGCTTTGCCTATGCCACTGGCGAAGAGGTTCTAAAGGGCGTAAACATCAATATTCCCGCTGGTGAGACTCACGCCATCGTGGGGGCCACCGGTGCCGGGAAATCTACAGTGGTCAAGCTCTTATTGCGCTTGTATGACACCACGGGCGGCACCCTTTCGGTCGATGGCGTGCCGATTGACCAGCTCACGTTTCGCTCGCTACGTGGGGCCATGGGGTTCGTTTCGCAAGATGTGTTCTTGTTCCACGGCACCGTACGTGAGAACTTGACGTACGGCCGTCCCGATGCCACCGACGCCGAGGTACGCACCGCCGCAGCTCTGGCAGAAGCGGCAGAGTTCATTGAGGCCATGCCTCATGGCTATGACACCGTTGTGGGCGAACGAGGCCAAAAACTCTCAGGGGGTCAGCGTCAACGGCTGACCATTGCTCGAGCTATTCTTCGTGATCCAGCCATCTTGGTACTCGACGAAGCAACCTCAGCGGTCGACAACGAAACCGAGGCTGCCATTCAACGTTCGATGGAACGGGTTTCACAAGGGCGAACCACCATAGTCATCGCGCACCGGCTCTCAACGGTACGGAATGCCCATCGCATTCACGTGATGGAAGCTGGGCGTGTGATCGAGTCAGGAACGCATGAAGAGCTGTTAGATCAAGGCGGCCTCTACGCTGCGCTGTGGCGCGTGCAAACCGGCGAGCACCAACAGGCGATGCCACTATAG